A stretch of the Bacillus anthracis str. Vollum genome encodes the following:
- a CDS encoding chitinase produces MLNKFKFICCTLVIFLLLPLAPFQAQAANNLGSKLLVGYWHNFDNGTGIIKLRDVSPKWDVINVSFGETGGDRSTVEFSPVYGTDAEFKSDISYLKSKGKKVVLSIGGQNGVVLLPDNAAKQRFINSIQSLIDKYGFDGIDIDLESGIYLNGNDTNFKNPTTPQIVNLISAIRTISDHYGPDFLLSMAPETAYVQGGYSAYRSIWGAYLPIIYGVKDKLTYIHVQHYNAGSGIGMDGNNYNQGTADYEVAMADMLLHGFPIGGNANNMFPALRSDQVMIGLPATPAAAPSGGYISPTEMKKALDYIIKGIPFGGKYKLSNESGYPAFRGLMSWSINWDAKNNFEFSSNYRTYFDAIPLQK; encoded by the coding sequence ATGTTAAACAAGTTCAAATTCATTTGTTGTACGTTAGTCATTTTTTTACTGCTACCACTAGCCCCCTTTCAAGCACAAGCAGCAAACAATTTAGGATCAAAACTACTCGTTGGATACTGGCATAACTTTGATAACGGTACTGGCATTATTAAATTAAGAGACGTTTCACCAAAATGGGATGTAATCAATGTATCTTTCGGTGAAACTGGCGGTGATCGTTCCACTGTTGAATTTTCTCCTGTGTATGGTACAGATGCAGAGTTCAAATCAGATATTTCTTATTTAAAGAGTAAAGGAAAAAAAGTAGTTCTTTCAATCGGTGGACAAAATGGGGTCGTTTTACTTCCTGACAATGCCGCTAAGCAACGCTTTATTAATTCCATACAATCTCTAATCGATAAATACGGTTTTGATGGAATAGATATTGACCTTGAATCAGGTATTTACTTAAACGGAAATGACACTAATTTCAAAAACCCAACTACTCCTCAAATCGTAAATCTTATTTCGGCTATTCGAACAATCTCAGATCATTATGGTCCAGATTTTCTATTAAGCATGGCTCCTGAAACAGCTTATGTTCAAGGCGGTTATAGCGCATACAGAAGCATCTGGGGGGCATATTTACCGATTATTTACGGAGTGAAAGACAAACTAACATACATTCACGTTCAACACTACAACGCTGGCAGTGGTATTGGAATGGACGGTAATAACTACAATCAAGGTACAGCAGACTACGAAGTCGCAATGGCAGATATGCTCTTACACGGTTTTCCTATAGGTGGTAATGCAAATAACATGTTCCCAGCTCTTCGTTCGGATCAAGTCATGATTGGACTTCCTGCAACACCAGCGGCTGCTCCAAGTGGTGGGTATATTTCTCCAACTGAAATGAAAAAAGCTTTAGATTATATCATTAAGGGAATTCCTTTCGGAGGAAAGTATAAACTTTCAAATGAGAGTGGCTATCCTGCATTCCGCGGTCTAATGTCTTGGTCTATTAATTGGGATGCAAAAAACAACTTTGAATTCTCTAGTAACTATAGAACATATTTCGATGCGATTCCCTTGCAAAAATAA
- a CDS encoding heavy metal translocating P-type ATPase — MNEQKEANLQISGMTCAACANRIEKGLKKVEGVHDANVNFALEKTKIMYDPQKTNPQQFKEKVESLGYGIVSDKAEFTVSGMTCAACANRVEKRLNKLEGVNGATVNFALESATVDFNPDEINVNEMKSAITKLGYKLEVKSDEQDESTDHRLQEIERQKKKFIISFILSFPLLWAMVSHFSFTSFIYLPDMLMNPWVQLALATPVQFIIGGQFYVGAYKALRNKSANMDVLVALGTSAAYFYSVYLSIQSIGSSEHMTDLYFETSAVLITLIILGKLFEAKAKGRSSEAIKKLMGLQAKTATVMRDGTEMKILIEEVVAGDIVYVKPGEKIPVDGEIVEGKSAIDESMLTGESIPVDKTIGDVVIGSTMNKNGFLKVKATKVGRDTALAQIIKVVEEAQGSKAPIQRVADQISGIFVPVVVVIAIITFAVWMIFVTPGDFGGALEKMIAVLVIACPCALGLATPTSIMAGSGRSAEYGILFKGGEHLEATHRLDTVILDKTGTVTNGKPVLTDVIVADGFNEEEILRLVGAAEKKSEHPLAEAIVEGIKEKKIDIPSSETFEAIPGFGIESVVEGKQLLIGTRRLMKKFNIDIEEVSKSMEELEREGKTAMLIAINKEYAGIVAVADTVKDTSKAAITRLKKMGLDVVMITGDNTQTAQAIAGQVGIEHVIAEVLPEGKAEEVKKLQAQGKKVAMVGDGINDAPALATADIGMAIGTGTDVAMEAADITLIRGDLNSIADAIFMSKMTIRNIKQNLFWALAYNGLGIPIAAFGFLAPWVAGAAMAFSSVSVVLNALRLQRVKLK, encoded by the coding sequence TAGAATTGAAAAAGGTCTGAAAAAAGTAGAAGGTGTTCATGATGCAAATGTAAATTTTGCACTTGAAAAAACCAAAATAATGTATGATCCCCAAAAAACAAATCCGCAACAATTTAAGGAAAAAGTTGAATCATTAGGATATGGAATTGTAAGTGATAAAGCTGAATTTACTGTTTCAGGAATGACATGCGCAGCATGTGCCAATAGAGTAGAAAAGCGTTTAAATAAGTTAGAAGGTGTGAACGGGGCGACAGTAAATTTCGCTTTGGAATCAGCTACAGTAGATTTTAATCCTGATGAAATTAATGTAAATGAAATGAAGAGTGCAATTACGAAATTAGGATATAAATTGGAAGTAAAATCAGATGAGCAAGATGAATCAACTGATCACCGCTTACAAGAAATTGAGCGGCAAAAGAAGAAGTTTATCATTTCGTTTATTTTATCATTCCCGTTACTATGGGCAATGGTAAGTCACTTCTCATTTACATCGTTTATTTATTTACCTGATATGCTTATGAACCCTTGGGTACAGCTAGCTCTTGCAACGCCAGTTCAATTTATCATTGGTGGACAGTTTTATGTTGGGGCTTATAAAGCGTTACGTAATAAAAGTGCTAATATGGATGTTCTCGTGGCACTTGGAACGTCGGCCGCTTATTTTTATAGTGTGTATTTAAGCATTCAATCTATCGGTTCTTCGGAACATATGACAGATTTATATTTTGAAACGAGCGCGGTACTTATTACACTAATTATTTTAGGTAAACTATTTGAAGCAAAAGCAAAGGGACGTTCATCAGAAGCAATTAAAAAGTTGATGGGTTTACAAGCAAAGACAGCTACAGTTATGCGAGATGGAACAGAAATGAAAATTTTAATTGAAGAAGTAGTAGCTGGTGATATCGTTTATGTAAAACCTGGTGAAAAAATTCCGGTAGATGGTGAGATTGTAGAAGGAAAGTCAGCAATAGATGAATCAATGTTAACAGGTGAAAGTATTCCAGTTGATAAAACAATTGGGGATGTAGTAATCGGTTCTACAATGAATAAAAATGGATTTTTAAAAGTGAAAGCAACTAAGGTAGGAAGAGATACTGCGTTAGCTCAAATTATTAAAGTAGTAGAAGAGGCTCAAGGTTCAAAAGCTCCTATTCAAAGGGTAGCAGATCAAATTTCAGGTATTTTCGTACCGGTTGTAGTTGTGATTGCTATTATTACATTTGCAGTGTGGATGATATTTGTTACACCAGGTGATTTTGGCGGAGCACTTGAGAAAATGATAGCAGTACTTGTTATCGCTTGTCCATGTGCATTAGGTCTTGCGACACCTACATCTATTATGGCTGGATCAGGAAGATCAGCTGAGTATGGCATTTTATTTAAAGGCGGGGAGCATTTAGAAGCAACGCATCGATTAGATACAGTTATTCTAGATAAAACAGGTACTGTGACAAATGGGAAGCCAGTGTTAACGGATGTAATTGTCGCAGATGGATTCAATGAAGAAGAAATATTACGTTTAGTAGGTGCGGCAGAAAAAAAATCTGAACACCCACTTGCAGAAGCGATTGTAGAAGGAATTAAAGAAAAGAAAATTGATATTCCAAGTTCAGAAACGTTTGAAGCGATTCCTGGATTCGGTATTGAATCAGTCGTAGAAGGGAAACAATTATTAATTGGTACACGCCGATTAATGAAGAAATTCAATATTGATATTGAAGAAGTTTCTAAATCGATGGAAGAGTTAGAACGAGAAGGTAAAACAGCAATGCTTATTGCAATTAATAAAGAATATGCTGGTATAGTGGCTGTTGCAGATACTGTAAAAGATACTTCAAAAGCAGCTATTACAAGGCTTAAGAAAATGGGTCTAGACGTTGTTATGATTACAGGAGATAATACGCAAACTGCTCAGGCAATTGCGGGGCAAGTTGGTATTGAACACGTAATTGCAGAAGTATTACCAGAAGGAAAAGCAGAAGAAGTGAAAAAACTTCAAGCGCAAGGTAAGAAAGTAGCAATGGTTGGAGATGGAATAAATGATGCTCCAGCACTTGCTACGGCGGATATCGGTATGGCAATTGGAACAGGAACGGATGTAGCGATGGAAGCGGCAGATATTACGTTAATCCGTGGTGATTTAAATAGTATTGCTGATGCAATCTTTATGAGTAAAATGACGATAAGAAATATTAAGCAAAATTTATTCTGGGCACTAGCTTATAACGGCTTAGGAATCCCGATTGCAGCGTTCGGTTTCTTAGCACCTTGGGTTGCAGGAGCGGCGATGGCATTTAGTTCTGTATCGGTCGTATTAAATGCATTACGATTGCAAAGAGTGAAGTTAAAATAA
- the gabP gene encoding GABA permease has product MDKNLKKDLKIRHITMISIGGVIGAGLFVGSGAVVHSAGPGSIVSYALAGLLVVFVMRMLGEMAAINPTSGSFATYAREAIGPWAGYTIGWLYWFFWVIVIAIEATAGAGIIQYWIPEIPLWLLSLILTILLTLTNVFSVKSFGEFEYWFSFIKVISIVLFLCLGLAVILGFVPGTEAPGTSNLVGQGGFMPNGISSVLLGITVVIFSFMGSEIVAVAAGESAEPVKAVKTATNSVIWRILVFFIGSIAVVVTLLPWNSANILKSPFVAVLEHIGIPAAAQIMNFIVLTAVLSCLNSGLYTNSRMLFSMAERGDAPKAFLKLNSSGVPVRAVLFGTFFAYIGVVFSYISPDKVFLFLVNASGGIALLVYLVIAISHLKIRKKMGRVEQQNLKVKMWFFPYVTYVTIAAIIAVLIAMLAIESLRSQALLTMLVTVLIIISYFIFNRNKNSTVLNTKSKNEESVRF; this is encoded by the coding sequence TTGGATAAAAATCTTAAGAAAGACCTCAAAATACGCCACATTACAATGATCTCAATTGGCGGCGTAATAGGAGCTGGTTTGTTTGTTGGAAGTGGGGCAGTTGTGCATTCAGCAGGACCAGGTTCTATCGTTTCATATGCATTAGCAGGACTTTTAGTCGTTTTCGTTATGAGAATGCTTGGGGAAATGGCAGCTATTAACCCGACAAGTGGATCATTTGCAACATATGCAAGAGAAGCAATTGGTCCGTGGGCCGGTTATACAATTGGGTGGCTATATTGGTTTTTCTGGGTAATTGTTATTGCGATAGAAGCCACAGCGGGTGCTGGTATTATTCAGTACTGGATTCCAGAAATCCCGCTTTGGTTATTAAGCTTAATATTAACGATTTTATTAACATTGACGAATGTTTTTTCAGTGAAATCATTTGGAGAGTTTGAATATTGGTTTTCTTTTATTAAAGTAATAAGTATTGTTTTGTTCCTTTGTCTTGGACTAGCTGTTATTTTAGGATTTGTACCAGGAACGGAAGCACCTGGCACTTCGAACTTAGTGGGGCAAGGAGGATTTATGCCAAACGGTATAAGTTCGGTGCTACTTGGAATTACTGTCGTTATATTTTCATTTATGGGATCAGAGATTGTAGCGGTAGCAGCTGGTGAGTCTGCAGAACCTGTAAAAGCAGTAAAAACAGCAACAAATAGTGTAATTTGGCGTATTCTCGTATTTTTCATTGGATCTATCGCTGTAGTTGTTACACTTCTTCCGTGGAATTCAGCAAACATACTAAAAAGTCCGTTTGTAGCGGTGCTAGAACATATAGGGATACCAGCGGCAGCGCAAATTATGAATTTTATCGTTTTAACAGCTGTACTTTCTTGTTTAAATTCTGGTTTATATACGAACTCAAGAATGCTTTTTTCGATGGCGGAAAGAGGAGATGCTCCAAAGGCGTTCTTGAAATTGAACAGTAGTGGTGTTCCAGTTCGGGCCGTTTTATTCGGAACGTTCTTCGCTTATATTGGAGTTGTTTTTAGTTACATATCTCCAGATAAAGTCTTTTTATTTTTAGTGAATGCCTCTGGTGGGATTGCGTTACTCGTTTATCTCGTTATAGCTATTTCGCATTTAAAGATTCGTAAAAAAATGGGAAGGGTAGAACAACAAAATTTGAAAGTGAAAATGTGGTTTTTCCCGTATGTGACGTATGTTACAATTGCAGCTATTATAGCAGTTTTAATTGCGATGCTTGCCATTGAATCTTTACGTTCACAAGCACTTTTGACGATGCTTGTCACTGTTCTTATAATCATTTCTTATTTTATTTTTAA
- a CDS encoding metallophosphoesterase, producing the protein MNTNHVKEEQKKSIVNISIISFISIVMISISLYFYATEIERKLVTVTWNEIEASTIPKEFHNKKILQFSDVHLGPEFTLKQLENLVEKMNALRPDVVVFTGDLIDKFGSYKAEREEAKGILQKIHAPLGKYAVFGNHDRGGGGSLFYKKYMEEAGFTVLVNEVQKIKAENGKYITISGLDDFLLGEPQIDSTLKHVRQEDFNMLLVHEPDVVDKVTRYPVDVQLSGHSHGGQVQIPFIGPLITTKLAESHVEGMYELEGKNKPLYLYVNRGIGTTRMPVRFWSVPELSVFVLKQNSN; encoded by the coding sequence ATGAATACGAATCATGTAAAAGAAGAACAGAAAAAATCAATTGTCAACATATCTATAATCAGTTTCATAAGTATAGTAATGATTTCTATAAGTTTGTATTTTTATGCGACAGAAATAGAACGAAAACTAGTAACAGTTACGTGGAATGAAATAGAAGCTTCTACAATTCCTAAAGAGTTTCATAATAAAAAAATATTGCAGTTTTCAGATGTGCATTTAGGGCCAGAATTCACACTGAAACAACTAGAAAATTTGGTGGAGAAGATGAATGCGTTACGTCCAGATGTAGTAGTTTTCACAGGGGATTTAATAGATAAGTTTGGATCGTATAAAGCCGAAAGAGAAGAAGCGAAAGGTATTTTACAAAAAATACATGCGCCCTTAGGGAAATATGCAGTGTTTGGGAATCATGATAGAGGCGGGGGAGGTAGTTTATTTTATAAAAAATATATGGAGGAAGCTGGTTTCACTGTGTTAGTAAATGAAGTGCAGAAAATTAAAGCGGAAAACGGCAAGTATATTACAATATCAGGTTTAGATGATTTTTTATTAGGGGAGCCACAAATAGATTCGACTTTAAAACATGTAAGACAAGAAGATTTCAATATGCTATTAGTACATGAGCCGGATGTTGTAGATAAAGTAACTCGTTACCCGGTTGATGTGCAACTGTCAGGACATAGTCACGGAGGACAAGTTCAAATTCCTTTTATAGGTCCGTTAATTACGACAAAACTAGCTGAGAGTCATGTTGAAGGTATGTATGAATTAGAAGGGAAGAACAAGCCATTATATTTATATGTAAATCGAGGGATTGGGACAACCCGAATGCCTGTTAGATTTTGGAGTGTACCTGAACTTTCAGTATTTGTATTGAAGCAAAATAGTAACTAA
- a CDS encoding HU family DNA-binding protein produces the protein MNKTELIKNVAQNAEISQKEATVVVQTVVESITNTLAAGEKVQLIGFGTFEVRERAARTGRNPQTGEEMQIAASKVPAFKAGKELKEAVK, from the coding sequence ATGAACAAAACAGAATTAATTAAAAACGTAGCACAAAATGCTGAGATTTCTCAAAAAGAAGCTACTGTAGTTGTACAAACTGTAGTAGAATCAATCACTAACACTTTAGCTGCTGGTGAAAAAGTACAACTTATCGGATTCGGTACATTCGAAGTTCGCGAAAGAGCTGCTCGTACAGGCCGTAACCCACAAACTGGTGAAGAAATGCAAATCGCGGCTTCTAAAGTACCTGCTTTCAAAGCTGGTAAAGAACTAAAAGAAGCTGTAAAATAA
- a CDS encoding formate/nitrite transporter family protein codes for MSVFTPEEITELAANSGRKKAHLSLLPMLILGFFGGAFIALGYLLDIHVIGTMPKAWGSFTSFLGAAVFPIGLILVILAGGELVTGNMMTVSMAWLHKKIDLFHFIRNLVIVTFSNFIGAVFVAYFFGHIVGLAEGAFLAKTVSVAQAKLQDTPLQAFISAIGCNWLVCLAVWLSMGSKEFIGKIIGIWFPVMTFVAIGFQHVVANMFVIPAAIFAGHLTWIEYFPNFIFVFFGNLVGGMLFVALPYFISYKKKLPSKEEQTALKKKSVSA; via the coding sequence ATGTCTGTATTTACACCAGAAGAAATTACGGAACTTGCTGCTAATTCTGGAAGAAAAAAAGCTCATTTATCACTACTCCCTATGCTAATTCTCGGTTTTTTTGGCGGTGCTTTCATAGCATTAGGGTATTTACTCGATATTCATGTTATTGGAACAATGCCAAAGGCTTGGGGATCATTTACTAGTTTTCTAGGCGCTGCTGTATTCCCTATCGGTCTTATACTCGTTATTCTTGCAGGCGGTGAGTTAGTAACTGGCAATATGATGACCGTTTCAATGGCGTGGCTTCATAAAAAAATCGACTTATTTCACTTCATTCGAAATTTAGTCATTGTTACATTTAGCAACTTCATAGGTGCTGTATTCGTTGCTTATTTTTTCGGTCATATCGTCGGATTAGCAGAGGGCGCTTTTTTAGCGAAAACAGTTTCTGTTGCGCAAGCTAAACTACAAGATACACCACTACAAGCTTTCATTTCTGCAATCGGATGTAATTGGCTTGTTTGTTTAGCTGTTTGGCTCAGTATGGGAAGTAAAGAATTTATCGGAAAGATTATCGGTATTTGGTTCCCAGTTATGACTTTTGTTGCAATTGGATTTCAACACGTTGTAGCCAATATGTTTGTCATCCCAGCTGCAATTTTTGCCGGTCATTTAACTTGGATTGAATATTTTCCAAACTTTATTTTTGTTTTCTTTGGAAACTTAGTAGGCGGTATGTTATTTGTGGCATTACCTTATTTTATATCTTATAAAAAGAAACTGCCTTCCAAAGAAGAACAAACCGCATTAAAGAAGAAATCTGTATCCGCTTAA